A region of the Planktothrix tepida PCC 9214 genome:
AATAGCTGCATTTTCTAAGGGAAATCCCGCAAAATATAAAAAATGACTACTCGCACGAAACGAATAAATATTAGCGGGAAAATTTCGAGAAACTGCACAACCTGACCACAAAAGTGCTGGAAAATCTATTAAATAACTGAGTTTTTTGCGCCGTTGACGGAGGGTATCAATCAGTAATGGTGAAGGAGTGAATAACATAATTAAATTAAGATCAAAATCATTTGAGTTTATTTTAATCTAAAATTCTAGAGAAGTGTGAAATTAATCTCAAGGAAAAAATTGATTCAGTGAGATGGTAAAACCCTGTGCTCCATTTTCAGATGAAATCAGTTTAAAATAAAATTGGTCTTTCTCTCTACCCTAAACTTGAAACTAGCAGAATTCAAACTATGACATCTTTTAAACCAAACGCCCATAACCTCATTCAAGCTGTTGATTGGCCGATTTCTCAACTTCCGGGCTTGAATTCGGATAATCAAACCCGATTAAACAATTATGGCATTAAAACCACCTGTCAACTGTTAAAAAAAGGCAAAACCCCAGCAGATAAAATGCTTTTGGCGAATTTTCTTCAGATTAATATTAGAGATGTAAACAAGTGGATTGCAATGGCGGACTTAGCTAGAATTCCGAGTGTTGGGTGTCAATATTGTGGACTATTGCTTCATTCTGGTGTCAGTTCAGTTAGCCATTTAGCCAAGTTACCCGTTCACCGTTTACATCAACAAATCTTACGTTTTTATGTCGCTAATTTACAGCGAAGAGATTTATGTCCGTCTGTTGATCAAATTCAACAATGGGTGCAACAAGCCAAATTTTTATAGCGTTTTTCAGTCTTTTGCTAATACTCCATTCAGAAAAATATCGGCTAATCCTTCTGCCATTTCTTTCATCGCTTGGGGAGAGGCATTAGGTTCTAGGAAGGTACTATAACTAAACCCAGCAACAGCAAACATTCCTAAAAAAACTTGAGCTACTATTCTAGGATTCATGGGTCGATAAACCCCTTTTTGCATTGCTGTTTCAAAAAACGCTTCAGTTACAGTAGTCATTTTAGCAATAATTTCTGATTGAATGCGATCGCGTAATTCGGGATGAAATTGAGCTTCTAAAAAGCAAATTCGCATCATATCAGCATTTTCATGTAGGTTTATGATTCGTCGATGCAACAGTTGTGCTATGGCTTTATAGTTTCCCATTGCACTTAATTCTGTTAACAAATCGGTTAAAATTTCGACCCATCCTTCGGTAACAATGGCGATTAAAATAGCTTTTTTATTGGCAAAATGTCGAAATAATGTCCCTTCGGCAACCCCTGCGGCGATGGCTAAATCACGAGTCGTGGTACTATCATACCCCTGATGGGCAAATAGCCGTCGTGCAGCCTGTAAAATCTGCGTTTCTAATGGCGATGATATGGAATGATTTAGATGTGGCATAACCTTCTGATCATACGCGGCTGTAGTCTTAGCCTATCATCCGTTTGCAAAGACCGACCTTGAACGATATAACTCTTCATAGTTTGACTTCATACTCAGGTTATAATCCGATATGATCAGGCTTTAAGATAGATTCGGCAATCATTGCTTCTGCCCTTCTTGTCAAATTACATCGATAAAAATCTATGTCTTTGGGTTATTTTTTCACCGGGAAACCAAGAACAAAGAAATGCTCCTTTCTAGGACAACGTTTGTTTTCTCTGGTTTTAAGCATTTGTTTATTTTGGGTGATGGGATTTCAAACGGTTTGGGCTGATGAAATTTCACCCTCAACCCATTCCATTCAACCTTATTTAAAACGAGTTGCCCGAGAAATTACTGAATTTACTCTCGATAATGGCATGAGATTTATCGTTTTAGAACGTCATCGTGCACCTGTGGTTTCTTTTTTAATTTATGCTGATGTTGGCGGCGTTAATGAACCTGATGGACAAACAGGAGTCGCCCATTATTTAGAGCATTTAGCATTTAAAGGGACTCAAAAAATTGGTACAACTAACTATGAGGCGGAAAAACCGCTATTTGAAAAGCAGGATCAAATTTTTGAACAAATTAAACAAGCCAAGGCAGAAGGAAACACTGCAAAACTTAAGCAATTAATGGATGAGTTAGAAACATTAAGTGCAGAAGCAGATCAATATGTAAAACAAAATGAGTTTGGCAGAATTGTAGAACAAGCGGGGGGAGTAGGCATGAATGCAGCAACTTCCGCCGATGCAACGTTTTATTTTTATAGCCTTCCTGCTAACAAGTTAGAACTGTGGATGTCTTTAGAATCAGAACGATTTTTAGAACCTGTTTTCAGAGAATTTTATAAAGAAAAACAAGTGATTTTAGAAGAACGTCGTTTGCGAACCGAAAATTCTCCGGTCGGTCAAATGATTGAAGAATTTTCAGCTACCGCTTTTAAAGTTCATCCCTACCGTCGCCCTGTTATTGGATATGTGGAAGACTTAGAAAATTTAACCCGTGAAAATGTTAAAGATTTCTTTGAAACCCACTATGTTCCCAATAATTTAACAGCCGTTATTGTAGGAGATGTTAATCCTGATGATGTCAAAAATTTCGCTGAAATTTATTTTGGTCGTTACAGTGCCAAACCCAAACCTCCTCAATTGAATATTGTCGAACCGCCTCAAACGGAAGCGCGTGAAATTACGTTAAAATTAAAAACTCAACCTTGGTATTTTGAAGGATACCCAATTCCAGCCTTAAATCATCCTGATTCTGTGATTTATGATCTAATTTCTAGTCTCCTCAGTGATGGTCGAACTTCTCGTTTGTATAAATCCTTAGTGGAAGAACAAAAAATTGCCTTAGCTGCCCAGGGATCAAATGGATATCCGGGGAATAAATATCCTAATTTAATGTTCTTTTACGCGATGCCAGCACCGGGTCATACCGTTGATGAAGTGGCGACAGCATTACGTCAAGAAATTGAACGTTTCAAAACCGAATTAGTATCTGAAACTGAATTAGAACGGGTTAAAACTCAAGCTAAAGCGGGTTTATTGAGATCCTTAGATTCTAATATGGGTATGGCATTTGCCTTAGCTGAGTATGAGGTTAAAACAGGATCTTGGGTCAATTTATTTGAAGAGTTAGAAAAAATTGATGCCATTACTGCCCAGGATATTCAGCGAGTAGCCCAAACTATGTTTCGTCCTGAAAATCGTACCATTGGACGGTTATTATCGGACGAATAAGAGGTAAAATTCAGAGTTTTATTGGTTTTTTTTCAGTCTCATTCAACTTTTGATTAACTATGTTGACTTTCAATATTTTCAGCACGAAAAAATCTAAATTATTGTGGGCAGGATTACTATTGCTCACAATGGTTGTTACTATTTTTTGGCATATTCCTGCCATTGCAGCCACACCCAAACATTACACCGATTTAACGTTTCCCCCCTTACCTGAACTTCAACTTCCCGACTATGAGCGCTATCAATTAGATAATGGAATTACGGTTTATTTAATCGAAGATCATGAACTTCCTTTAGTCGGAGGAACCGCTTTATTTCGGACTGGAGATCGATTTGAGCCGGCGGATAAAGTGGGTTTAGCCAGTATAACCGCAGAGGTGATGCGAAATGGTGGAACCTCTCAACATCCCGGCGATCAATTCAATCAAATCTTAGAAGACAAAGCCGCTTATATCGAAGCTGGAATTCATACAACATCCGGTCGCATTAGCTTTGGAGGATTGAGCGAAGATTTACCAACTGTGTTTGGATTATTGGCGGATTTAATTCGCAATCCTACCTTTCCCCAAGATAAATTAGAGTTAGCAAAAACTCAAGCAAAAGGTGGGATTGCTCGTCGGAATGATGAACCTGAAGAAATTGCGGGCAGAGAGTTAGTTAAACTCATTTATGGTGCAGATAGTCCCTATGCAAGAACTACAGAATATTCCACATTAAACAAAATCAACCGTGAGGATTTAGTTAATTTTTATCAACAATATTTTCATCCTGAAACGATGATTTTGGGAGTTGTTGGGGATTTTGATCGGCAAAAAATGAAAGCATTAATTGCTGAAAAATTAGGAGATTGGAAACCGTCTCAAAAAGCTGTGATTCCTCCCCTTCCTTCTGTTTCTCAAGTTAATACGGGGGGAGTTTTCTTTGTTGATCAACCTCAACTGACTCAAAGTTATGTGGAAATGGGGCATTTAGGGGGGTTATTAAATGATCCGAATTATCCCGAATTAAGCGTTATGAATAATGTAATTGATGGGTTTGGTGGACGTTTATTTAATAATGTGCGCTCGCGCCAAGGATTAGCTTATTCTGTTTATGGATCTTGGGGTGTAAGTTATGATTATCCAGGGATTTTTAACGCAGGTGGACAAACTCGTTCAGAAACAACAGTTCCTTTTATTCAAGGAGTAAAAGCTGAACTGGAACGCTTACAAAAAGAACCCATTAAGCCGGAAGAATTAACGTTTGCGAAAGAATCAACATTGAATTCTTTTATTTTCAATTTTGAAGATCCCGGTCAAACCTTGTCGCGTTTAATGCAATATGAATATTATGGCTATCCCAAGGATTTTATCTTTGATTATCAACGTCAAGTGGAAGCAACAACGATTGAAGATGTTCAACGAGTTGCTCAACAATATCTCAAACCCGAAAATTTAGTGATTTTAATTGTAGGAAATGAAAAGATGATTAATCCACCCTTAAGCAGTTTAGATCAAAAATCAAAGGTTACGACTATTGATGTGACAATTCCTGGGAGTTAATATCAGGGTGGGTTTTACCCACCTTATTCTCCTATAGGTTAAAACCCGAACTTTCTTTCATCTAAAATTCCTTTTCTTAATAGAAGGAAGGGATCTGTCCAATCTTCAATAACTAAACCAGAAATTAAGGAAAAATCTTTTCATCATAATTATCAGGATCATAATTATCGCTATCATCATCACATCGTTCAATTATAAGACTTTTAGCAATTTCAGCAAAGTCACAATCATCCTGAAAAACACCCGCAAATTTCAACCAAGGGTTTTCCGATTGTTGAGTAGATACTTCTTCTATTTCAAAAGGAATAATTTCTAGCTTATCATAATAAGTATACAACAAGGTTTTTAAATTTTCTAGGGCTTCTTCCTGCGTTGAAGTTTCAACCTGCAAGTTAGGAAGTTCTATAAAAGATGCACGTATTTGCGTTGCATTTGAACGATCAAGCAAAATATTAAATTTTACAGGAAGCGACTGAGATAATTTTAGAGACGGAAGATTAAGAGTCATGGCATTGCTAGTGATGATTTTTTAATTGAATCATAGCATTTTTTTGCCTTTTTAACGAACTTAAAATTATTAGAGGGAATGAAACTCAGGGTTTTCCTAATTCCATCCCCTCTAATAATCCTGTTTTTTAGATGTCTAAATCCGTCAAATTCAAGCGGGGAGCATGGGTTTCAATAAACTCCCGACGAGGAGCAACGCGATCGCCCATTAACACGGTAAAAATCCGATCTGCTTCCGCCGCATCTTCAATTTCAACTTGTTTAATCATGCGAGTATCGGGGTTCATGGTGGTTGTCCAAAGTTGTTCTGGCATCATTTCTCCTAACCCTTTAAACCGTTGAATATTGTAGTTCGCATTGGCGGGTAAACTTCCCAAATACTCCTGCAATTCTCGCTCATTGTAGCAGTATTGATGGTTGCGTCCCCGTTCCACTTTATACAACGGAGGACAGGCAATATAAATATAGCCTTGATCGACTAATTCCCGTTGATAACGATAGAAAAAGGTGAGCAATAAAGTACGGATATGGGCTCCATCAACGTCCGCGTCAGTCATAATGATGACTTTATGATACCGCAATTGAGAGGAATCAAATTCTTCTCCTTTAATGCCTAATCCCAAGGCAGTAATTAAAGATTGAATTTCATTGTTTTTGTAGATTTTGGCATCATCGGTTTTCTCAATATTGAGGATTTTTCCGCGTAAAGGAAGAATGGCTTGAGTACGGCGATCGCGTCCTTGTTTGGCACTATTATGTACAAAGATACCCGCCGATAACGCAAAGTTATGGCTATGGGGAACTTCGATATCATAAACATCATGCCGTTCTTCTAGCCATTCAATGGAAACAACCCGATGGTTATAGTTCCGAATTGCCATGCGAGTTGCAACTTCATTTCCATCAAAATAGCGATCGCAAAACGTTTTAAAGGTCAATATACTGTTATCCGTTTGCTGTTCTTGCTCACTTTTACTGTCTTCAAGATCAGAATAAAGTTTGTATAGAGTCGCAATGGTTTGAGTATAATCGCTTTCATTCGTTTGTTTCCATTGCCATTCTAAACGCTCTTGATCTGCCTGTTGTTTTAATTGATAAGCCTCTGTTAATAAATGAGTATCAATCCATTGATCAGAACCTGGATTCCATACCAGTTCCTCATCCTTGAATTCCCCCTCTATTTCTTTCTGAGAAATTTTTCGATGAAATGGCATCAAGGAATCATCAGGGGTTAATTCTGCTGCGGCTTTATAACTACCATCCCTTAACATAAAGGGGTGATCAGGAGTACAAATCAGGGTTTCTCCATTATCTAAAGTTAATTTCACGACTTGGGCATCTTTTTTGGTCAGTCGTGCATTAATAATGCGTTCAATGGCAATATTGCCACTTTGATTAATGGTGTAGCAAAAATGCTCTTTCCCCTCAGCTTGTTCATCAACAATTTCTTTAATTGTCTTTTTAGAACCATCAGCCAGCGATATATAAGTACAATCCAAAAAACAACCGCCCGCACTATCGCCTTCAACTAAGAAAATCTCGGATTCTTGGGGATCACGGGTGCTGCAATCGGCTAATTTACCAGGTAAAGGAGAAGATTCTAAGACCGATTTTCGACGCACTAAATCCCGTGCTCGTCGAGCGGCTTCTGCGGCTTTAAACGCTTGGATGGCTTTTTCAATCACCGCATCGGCAATTCCTGGATTAAATTCCAAATACTCGGTTAACGCTTCCCCGACCAAGGAGTCAACAATTCCCCGAACTTCTGGATTTCCTAATCGGGTTTTAGTTTGTCCTTCAAATTCAGGATCGGGAACTTTCGCGGAAATGACGGCCGTTAACCCTTCTCTAATATTTTCCCCGCCTAAATTAGCTTCTCCTTCTTTGAGTTTATTCCGTTTACGAGCGATTGTATTTAAAGTTCGAGTTAGAACAGTTTTTAACCCTTCTAAATGGGTGCCTCCATCAATGGTTCTAATATTATTAGCAAAGCCTAAAATTGTATCACTATAGGCATCGGTACACCACTGCAAAGCGACTTCAATTTGAACATTATTCCGTTCTCCAGAAATATAAATAATATCTTCATGGAGGGGTTGTTTATCGTTGTTCATGTAGGCGATATACTCCCTAATCCCGCCTTCATAACAGTAGGTTTCTATCCGAGGAGTTTCCCGTTTTAACAGTTCTAAACGATGATCGCTGAGAGTGACTTTAACTCCCGCGTTTAAGTAGGCAAGTTCTCGTAAACGCGAAGCAATTGTATCACAATCAAACTCAATTCCAGTCGTAAAAATTAAGGAATCGGGGAAAAAGCGCAAAGAGGTTCCCGTTCTGTTTTCTTTGATGGGTTTTGAGGTGAGTTCCGTCACCGGAGTTCCCCGTTCAAAGCGTTGGCGATATTCTTTTTTATCCCGAAAAACCGTAACTTCTACCCATTCCGATAAGGCGTTAACTACAGAAACCCCCACACCATGCAAACCCCCAGAAACTTTATAGCCACCACCGCCAAATTTTCCTCCAGCGTGCAGAACGGTTAACACGGTTTCTAAAGCAGACTTTCCGGTTTTAGAATGGGTATCAACGGGGATACCTCGACCATCATCGGTGACGGTGACAGAACCATCGGCGTTGAAATCAATTTCGATGTGGGTGCAATAGCCAGCCAGCGCTTCATCGATCGCGTTGTCTACAACCTCGTATACTAAATGGTGGAGTCCTCGCGGCCCGGTGGAACCAATGTACATTCCAGGGCGTTTGCGAACGGCTTCCAAACCTTCAAGAACTTGAATTTGGTCGGCGCTGTAATTGCTGGTCATTTGATCACGACTCCAGTATTGATAAAGTAAAAACGTCTCTTATGGCGTTCTTACAGTAAAATGACAAAACTTTCAAAAATTGTAGCACAAATAGGTTGGAGAGGATTGTAGAGCATTCTCAAAAGAAATTTGGACAGGGTATGTACCCAATAGACTCAGTTCGGAGTGAGGCGTTGAATAGGAGGAGAGTTGACTATTTCTACAATATCACAGCCACCCCGGTTAATTGTAATCTGCGGTGCGACGGCGACGGGGAAATCAGGATTAGCAATTCAGTTGGCGGAACGCTTGGGGTCTGTGATTTTGAGCGCGGATTCTCGGTTGGTGTATCGAGAGTTTGATATTGGTACGGCTAAACCGACGCGGGAAGAACGTCAGCGTGTTCCCCATTATTTGATTGATATTTGTGAACCGACGGAGACTTTAACTGTAGCAGATTATCAAGATCAAGCTCAACATTTGATTGCAAAGGCTCCTGAATCTCCACCTTTATTGTTAGTTGGAGGTACAGGATTATATCTTAAATCTATTGTGCGGGGAATGAAAATTCCGAGGGTTGCACCTCAGCTTGAATTGCGATCGCAACTTGAAGCATTAGGTCAATTTCAATGTTATCAAATCTTACAGCAAATTGATCCGATGGCAGCGCAAAAAATTCACGCTAATGATCAAGTTAGAACTTTACGAGCTTTAGAGGTTTATTATATTACAGGTCGCCCCATTTCTGAACAAAAAGGGGAAAATCCCCCCGATTATCCGATTTTTCAAATAGGTTTACAATGTGAATCGGACGCATTAAATTCTCGAATTCAAAGGCGAACGGAAGAGATGATTGAAAAAGGATTTGTGCAAGAAGTTGAACAGTTATGTCAGAAATATGGGAGTGAGTTATCTTTGTTAGAAACTTTGGGATATCAGGAAATTAAACAATATTTAGCGGGTGATATTTCTTTAGAAACCGCCAAGGAATTAACGGTATTGCATACGCGACAATTTGCCAAACGACAAAGAACTTGGTTTCGAGCAATTTCTGAAATTCAATGGTTTGATGCAGAGAGTCCTAACCTATTAGATGAGGTTTTCTACTTTATAAATTCAAGAAAGTCCCACTAGCATTAGTGAGACTTCATTCAATCATTAAGAATGGGGATTAGATTTAAGTTGGAACTGAGGATTTAAACCCTGATTAACATTCCCATTCGATAACCCATGATTGGATTCAATAGAATAGCCCCGTTGTTGTAATTCATCTTGAATTTGAAGGAGTTCTAATTTGAATTTTTCATTAATGGCTTTTATCTGCTGTTTAATGGCATTTTCCCAAGCTTCTCGATTGATTAAACCCATAGCAGGTTGACTTAACTCCCGTTCCTTTTCATGAATCGTTTGTTGCCATTCTTTTAAGACTTTATGATATTCATGCTTCAGTTGTTCAATCCAAAGTTGATTTTCCTTTTTGTCTTTTTGCTCTGGCGTTGCTTGGGGATAGTTTAACAAATATCGGGTTAATCCATCCAGTACCCAAAATTTTCGGCTTGCGTCTTTAATAGTATTAAGGTTTTCACTTTTACGGTGTTGAAAATAGAGGTCAAACTTTTGAGCAATTTGGCGTTTACATTGAGGATAATCAACGATTTTACCTTTATAAAAGGCTGTAATAATTGTTAACGCAATACCCAATAACGGCACAACGTAGGTAATCCAATCTCCATCTTCCCCTTGAAATCTCACATAGAAAAGAGTTGCTGCGTATTCAATTATTAAAAGAGTGAGAGCTAACGCCACAAACAACTTTGTTGTTTGATGAAGATAGTCTTTTAATACCGCATTAAATACCTCTTGTTCTGCTTCAGCCCGAATGGCAATCAGTTGATTTCCAGTAATTTGTGCCTTTTTGTGTTTGAGATTAATTTGTGTTTGATCATTCTGGATGTCTCGTTGGATGCTAGAAATAGCCACCCAATAACTAATCGCCCATTCAGTGAAATAAACTAAGGGAAAACTGATTAATAGAGCAGAAACTAATCGCCATTCCCCAGGAAAGCCTGCTAAGGCTGCATAGGGGGCACGGCTATTCATTAAAGCAGCCAAAGTCACAGCAAAAAGTACAAAAAATTTATGCCAATTCATGGTTTCATTCCTCAAACTACTAGAACTTGAAGGGTAGGGAAAGTGTGTTTAAAAACAATTTCCCATGCTGGTTTACGGTTTAAAAGATGAAGGGGAATTATCTTGATATTTTCGTTTCATTTCTAGCGCATACTTTAAAGGGGCAAGAATGCTGATGTTTTGAGATAATGGAGAGTAAAGGGTATAAATTGTTGAGAGTTGATCAGGTAACAACTTCTCAGCCATTAACTCCTGTAAAATCACGTCTTCATCCCATTTAGAAATCATAATGTTACTCCTGATGAGAACGAATTTTTTGAATTGAATCTTTAACGCAGTTGCGGATATTCTGATTACAAAAGTGGGTATTATGTAAGTCTTTTAGACTATCCCAAAGTTGTGAATTAAAGCCTGTATTGCCATCATTGGTACTCCCAACCACTAATAACATCCCGTTTCGGGAAGCAACTTTATCACCTAAATTCGTTAAGGTTTTGGGACAAAATTCTTCCTGTTCGTTGGCTTGAACTTGTAGAATAACCATCAGAGTTTCAGAATGGCGATCGCTCATTTCTCCAGCTAATTCTAAAGCACCACAAATATAGGTTCCCTGTCCTTTGGTGGGTTCAGTTTTTTTATGACACAGAGAATACAGAGCACTCTGGTCTTTGATCACAGTTGGATCAGATGCAATCAGATCTTGACTGACTTGAATTAAAGCGGCTTTATCCCCAGATTTAGCAACATCAGCCACCCCAAAACAAGCATCTTTAGAAATTTTGAGTTGCTCAGGATCATTTAAGGCTGAAGCACTAATATCTGTTATTCTGATTAACAATAAATTGGCTGGTTTCTCGCACCCACTCAGCACTAATACTAAGAAGAGAAAGCCTAAAATACAAATCAGTAACCAGCCCCAATCAATATCACCTCCTTCTCCTTTTTTAATAAATTCAGACTTACATTCAGTGCACAGCCATTCTTGATGATTTGGGAGTTGTACTAAGTCACACATTCTACGTCCCTGTTTATGATCTCTTGGACAATCCATAAAATAAAACCTCCTTTTCTTTTAATGACAATTCTGAAGAAAGGAAAAGGCTAAACTTGACCTTTTCCTTGGGGTTTAATTGCTAACCTCGAACGGGAGAATAAACGTGCAAAGTTACGCAATTTTCAGAACTTTGATTAACCAGTTGATGAAACTCATAGCGTTCTGTCCAAGTAACATCTCCGGCGTTTACAGTTTCTTCTTTCCACAAAATTAATTGGCGTTGTTCATCAGGAATATAACGTTGCTGGGTAATCGATCCTTGGAGCACTTTCGTAACATTTAAAGCCGCATTTCGATGAGGATGAACACCGGACGTTTGACCCGGAGCCCAACAAATCACCACAATTTCAAAATCGTCATTACGAACCAAAGTTTGCCACCCATAGCGGTCAGGAAGAAACAGCATAAACGCTTCCCAGCATTCCTTTGGTAAATCTAAGCGAGTCACCAGGTCTTTCAGCTTATCCAGAGTTAACAGGTGAGACGGGATCGTCTTGATTTCAATCAAGAACTTCTCAAGGATTAACGGATGAATATCCCTGTCCGATGACGGAACAGCTTTGTTCTGAGATACAATTTGAGTGATCATTAATTTTTAAGCCTTTGGTAAGGTTGTGTGTTTGCAACTGAATCAATGGCTTTTTATCGCCTCAACCCAAGGTTGCTATGCAATTGTCAAGGTTCATATCAAAGAAACTCAAAAGCGTGATGCTTTGGGGCTTTTCCTTCGATACCAACTAGAATAAACCAAGCACAAAAGGGAGTTGCTAATAATTAGCATCCCCATCTAAAAATTTTTTTATCCTAGATTTGACAAGGGTTGTAGCGATTTAAGGTTGAAAATTTGCTAATTATTAGCAAAACTTTTTTTGATAAAGTCCGAAAAATCCTCTAAAATCTCTATTTTGGGGAGCTTCACCGAGTAACACTGAGTCTAGGTTGTTAACGGTGGCTACTCAAGACCAGTTTTGTTACACCTAGCGCGATAGTAACTCTGTGACTACCAACAAAGTAAGCAAACCAGGATATATTCTAACAGAGAAAGGACTCGATAAGCTAACAACGGCTATATCAAAGCAGTATGGAACATCGCGTTTCAAATCTCAATTAGCACAAGAAGCAGGTTTAAGCCGTAATACGGTGTCTAAAGTTCTCGATAGAGAAAACGGAGTCGATGAAAGTACCCTTGATAAACTATTTTTATGTGTAGGCTTGCAATTAACACAAAATGATTACAGGCAAATTCTAACTTGTGTTTCACCCCAACAGCAAACCATTCAAAACATAGTACAAACCTCTGCTATAGAACAATTCAAAAAAGCGTTATTTGATCTGAATTATATTGATCAAGAATATCATTTTCGCAGATCCTTGGGACAAATGGGTTCTGTTGGAGCCTTTTTAATACATGGAGAAGAAGGCTATGGACAACGATGGTTAGTAAACCGTTTAGCAGGTTTAATTCCTTATAATTCCACCGCTTACCAAAAACCTTTTAATATTCTTCATAAAAAACCTCTCCTAGATTTTTGGGAAGATATAGGAGAATCAATCAAATGTAAACCTAATCCTGAAGCGATCGCTGAAAAACTTTATCAACATTGGACGACTCAAACTGTCATTCTATCTATTACAGATATTCATAAGGTTGATCAAGGTTTAGAGTCATTTTTAGAACAAGTCTGGTTAAAAGTTATTGATAAAACTAATAGCCATAATTATTCTGAAGACTCCTTTAAAATGATCTTATTTGTTGTTGGGAATAAAACTTTTAACTCACCTTCTAACTTACTCATTGACTTAACTCCTATACAGGGTTTTGAAGCTGAGGAACTTAGGCGTTGGGGAGGTGCTAAACTCTCTGATTTATTATCAGATTTAAAAAAATACACCAGAGAACAGAGCCAAGATTCTATTAAAGATATTATACAACGAAATATTGTGCCAATTTCTACTTTAGAGCGAATTTGTAAGTCTTGCAGTATAAACTATTATTCAGATATAGAACGGAGTTTTACCCTATGAATGAACCTTTAGAATTAGAATACACAGGCGAACAATATCAACCGCAACCGCAACCGAATCAACGGGGAAAGAAACAGTATCCCTATCGTCCTGAACCGGGGTTAGTTAAAGCGGTTAATTTAGCGATCGCTTTAGAACGTCCCTTACTTTTAGAAGGGGAAC
Encoded here:
- a CDS encoding DUF4332 domain-containing protein; translated protein: MTSFKPNAHNLIQAVDWPISQLPGLNSDNQTRLNNYGIKTTCQLLKKGKTPADKMLLANFLQINIRDVNKWIAMADLARIPSVGCQYCGLLLHSGVSSVSHLAKLPVHRLHQQILRFYVANLQRRDLCPSVDQIQQWVQQAKFL
- a CDS encoding TetR/AcrR family transcriptional regulator — translated: MPHLNHSISSPLETQILQAARRLFAHQGYDSTTTRDLAIAAGVAEGTLFRHFANKKAILIAIVTEGWVEILTDLLTELSAMGNYKAIAQLLHRRIINLHENADMMRICFLEAQFHPELRDRIQSEIIAKMTTVTEAFFETAMQKGVYRPMNPRIVAQVFLGMFAVAGFSYSTFLEPNASPQAMKEMAEGLADIFLNGVLAKD
- a CDS encoding M16 family metallopeptidase, which encodes MSLGYFFTGKPRTKKCSFLGQRLFSLVLSICLFWVMGFQTVWADEISPSTHSIQPYLKRVAREITEFTLDNGMRFIVLERHRAPVVSFLIYADVGGVNEPDGQTGVAHYLEHLAFKGTQKIGTTNYEAEKPLFEKQDQIFEQIKQAKAEGNTAKLKQLMDELETLSAEADQYVKQNEFGRIVEQAGGVGMNAATSADATFYFYSLPANKLELWMSLESERFLEPVFREFYKEKQVILEERRLRTENSPVGQMIEEFSATAFKVHPYRRPVIGYVEDLENLTRENVKDFFETHYVPNNLTAVIVGDVNPDDVKNFAEIYFGRYSAKPKPPQLNIVEPPQTEAREITLKLKTQPWYFEGYPIPALNHPDSVIYDLISSLLSDGRTSRLYKSLVEEQKIALAAQGSNGYPGNKYPNLMFFYAMPAPGHTVDEVATALRQEIERFKTELVSETELERVKTQAKAGLLRSLDSNMGMAFALAEYEVKTGSWVNLFEELEKIDAITAQDIQRVAQTMFRPENRTIGRLLSDE
- a CDS encoding M16 family metallopeptidase; the protein is MVVTIFWHIPAIAATPKHYTDLTFPPLPELQLPDYERYQLDNGITVYLIEDHELPLVGGTALFRTGDRFEPADKVGLASITAEVMRNGGTSQHPGDQFNQILEDKAAYIEAGIHTTSGRISFGGLSEDLPTVFGLLADLIRNPTFPQDKLELAKTQAKGGIARRNDEPEEIAGRELVKLIYGADSPYARTTEYSTLNKINREDLVNFYQQYFHPETMILGVVGDFDRQKMKALIAEKLGDWKPSQKAVIPPLPSVSQVNTGGVFFVDQPQLTQSYVEMGHLGGLLNDPNYPELSVMNNVIDGFGGRLFNNVRSRQGLAYSVYGSWGVSYDYPGIFNAGGQTRSETTVPFIQGVKAELERLQKEPIKPEELTFAKESTLNSFIFNFEDPGQTLSRLMQYEYYGYPKDFIFDYQRQVEATTIEDVQRVAQQYLKPENLVILIVGNEKMINPPLSSLDQKSKVTTIDVTIPGS
- the gyrB gene encoding DNA topoisomerase (ATP-hydrolyzing) subunit B — translated: MTSNYSADQIQVLEGLEAVRKRPGMYIGSTGPRGLHHLVYEVVDNAIDEALAGYCTHIEIDFNADGSVTVTDDGRGIPVDTHSKTGKSALETVLTVLHAGGKFGGGGYKVSGGLHGVGVSVVNALSEWVEVTVFRDKKEYRQRFERGTPVTELTSKPIKENRTGTSLRFFPDSLIFTTGIEFDCDTIASRLRELAYLNAGVKVTLSDHRLELLKRETPRIETYCYEGGIREYIAYMNNDKQPLHEDIIYISGERNNVQIEVALQWCTDAYSDTILGFANNIRTIDGGTHLEGLKTVLTRTLNTIARKRNKLKEGEANLGGENIREGLTAVISAKVPDPEFEGQTKTRLGNPEVRGIVDSLVGEALTEYLEFNPGIADAVIEKAIQAFKAAEAARRARDLVRRKSVLESSPLPGKLADCSTRDPQESEIFLVEGDSAGGCFLDCTYISLADGSKKTIKEIVDEQAEGKEHFCYTINQSGNIAIERIINARLTKKDAQVVKLTLDNGETLICTPDHPFMLRDGSYKAAAELTPDDSLMPFHRKISQKEIEGEFKDEELVWNPGSDQWIDTHLLTEAYQLKQQADQERLEWQWKQTNESDYTQTIATLYKLYSDLEDSKSEQEQQTDNSILTFKTFCDRYFDGNEVATRMAIRNYNHRVVSIEWLEERHDVYDIEVPHSHNFALSAGIFVHNSAKQGRDRRTQAILPLRGKILNIEKTDDAKIYKNNEIQSLITALGLGIKGEEFDSSQLRYHKVIIMTDADVDGAHIRTLLLTFFYRYQRELVDQGYIYIACPPLYKVERGRNHQYCYNERELQEYLGSLPANANYNIQRFKGLGEMMPEQLWTTTMNPDTRMIKQVEIEDAAEADRIFTVLMGDRVAPRREFIETHAPRLNLTDLDI